The sequence AGTCAacaatacttttaagaactttgtttatgatttcttctgtttctgtatgtatgcttggattgactaAAATACTAGTATCATcttcaaaaagaactaattctgcttgttgtatagtagacagaagattgtttacatatatatggaacaatagtggacctaaaatTGAGCTTTGGAGAATCCTGTACATGTTTTCTCCACACTCAGAATTATATCCCCAGACTATACCGGTTGAATTACAAAGTACAACTTCCTGCACTGTTTTGTTTAGATATGACGTTATTGGTTGCTTGGCTATACCagcaatcccataaaacttcaatttatctagatgAATACTGTGATTCattcagtcaaatgccttagatagttCGCAGGAAATACCAAccggtgctattttattatttaatgctttgtaatatctggtgtgtggacatgtaaatggcattctcggTAAAGCAATCTGTCTGAAACTGAAATTGtcgtcctgggtttgattcctggctgggttgggggactttctctgcctggggactggtgtttgtgttgtcctcatcatttcatcatcatcatcataatcatcaatcatgacagtggctagattggactgtgtaaaaattgggactttgtacgggtgtgagatactattctagagtacatccctttctcaaaaattttgtaaaaaaaaacaacaacagtgaaacAGGTTGGTACAGTTTTATTGTGTAGGAACAAACCTCATCTCTGTTTGAAACACCAGGGAAACCAGATGAGCTCTTATTTTTGAGAGAATTTATACTTAATTTTGGAATGAGAAGTTGGTGAtccattcatatgactgaattttatgagagttaatttttcaacatactgctgtgatttttctcttgaaccatTTATCTCCATGCTTTctactgtatttaagaaatgaATATTATATAATTTGCTCCCTGTGACTGATCATTTACAGCCcctccattcagttcaatagtgattTATCTTGTTCTGTGGGCGATTGTCATTTCGGCAACATGTTTTATCATTCCCAACATAGAATCCTGAAGATCAGTATTTCTTATAGGTCTTCCACCTGTTTTTGAACGGAAAGTGGTGCATCAACGACAGAGGTTCTATTGGGATTGTGGAGTGTCATGTGTGTTAATGGTTTTGCCTTGTGATGGATATCAGCATTTTCTtgcaaattttaatgaaatatgcaAGGAAGAAGATTTCAACAAGAGGTGTGTTCCTATACTAGTATAGAACAAGATTCATTTTAACTATCTCATtctttcatttaaaattattttttaatgagtTTTAAGAATAGATAGTACCTTACTGTTATGGTTACAGCACATGGACTATAGATCTATGTTACTTGCTGAGGCGGTATAATGTGAAACACTTGTTCTGCACAGTTACTATGGGTGTACATCCAGAGTATAAGGGACAAGCATTTTATGAAAAGGTTATTAAAAATGTGAGTAATCATATAATTAGATAAATTTTTGTTAGTGGATTTTAAGTGTGTATTGTTTTCAAAAAGTGCTCATCAGTTTATCAAGTGGTGACTGCTTGCAGGATGAAGAGAGGGTAAACAAAAAGTTTGCCGATGCTGAGGAGTACGGGATAGATATAAAGAAAACATCTTTAACGTGCAGTGATCTTATCAATCACATATTTCAATTTGGGCCAGTGATATTACTGACAAATGCAAGCCTCCTTACTTGCACCAACTGTAAATGTAGGAAGTTTACAAATGAATTACTGAGCTGCCTTCCTTGGCCTACAGCATATGCAGGTTAGTGTTAAATTAACAAATTTATGAGAAAGCATATATGATCTTTTCGTATTTTCATATAAATGTTTCAGTTTGTATTATAATTTAATTCCTGCAATTAGTTATTTTCTTTCCGTTagaaactagtttttttttttatagtgtcaAATGGGTAATGTATAATGGCAAAACTCCTCACAGAGACATGATTCGTATGATTTGTAAATTGAGAATTTTTAGTTTATCTTTGGTAGTGATTTACACTAAAAACTAGTTTAATATTGAATTGAATTTGTGAGATAAGACAGTTATACGTTGTTGTCATTTCAATCATTGATGTATAATACCTGTCTGCTGCAGCTCGTCTCTCCACTCTTGGTGTTTGCCAACTGTTGTCTTCACTCCAGCCTGCTTTGTCACTGAACTGCCTCACACACTCGATCCTGCAATTCTTTTCTTACTTAGGGCATCTGGGCCTGTACTTGCAATTCTTTCCATTCACTGTCTGTTCAGCTACAGTTTTCGGCAGTGGCTGTTTCATAATTTGTGACTGGCCATATTAAGTCTTCATTTAGTTATGTTCTTTTGTGTTCTTTGtcaggcattttttttttcttgttcactCAATGCAGGATGACTTCATTCCTAAAACAGATCACCTGATCTTCCACAGTCTTATGTAACACCGCATTCTAGTGCTTCTAGTCACTTCATTTGTTCACATTTTGCAACCCCGCACAGCTGTGTTCCACACAAAGTGAGTAGATCCCAGATGGCACATTGGTACATTCCCATGTTCAGATTATCAGGTTGGAGATGCCAGATAGCATGTGTGGCATAGCAGGCATTCATTTCCCTTGAGTCGTGCTGAAGAGCACATTCAGCAACTGTGTACCTGGATTTGACAGTGGTGAggctggagtaggtagtggtgcaTGGCTGCACGAGGCACATCATATTCTGGAGATGGTTACATAAGTAGGAACCTCGAGGTAGGGATAATGGTTTGGGAATGTCATAAAGGTTTGACTAGAAAGTTACAGAGCTAAGGAGTGTGACGGAAAGTGACAGTAGGTGGTGCAGGGAAGATATCAGAGAAAGAGGGTATCATTTTAGGGCTTAACTTGAGAAAGTCGTAACCTTGGCAGAATGAAGTATTGAGTTTGAAGATGTCAGTGGTACTGAGTGATGAGGGGGAGGCTTCTCAGTTTTTGGAACTAAGGACTGTATTAGTCAGAGAGTGAGCAAAGGATACTGCGTGGGAGATTTGTTCGTGAATAAGATCTGTGGGGTAGTTGTGAGAGGCTGTCAATATAGGTCGTGGTGCGAAAGGAGTGGCAGCCCTCGAAATGTAGGTGTAGTGTCCTGCAGTTCTCCCAGTCAAAGTTTCCATCGATACAGATATCCTCATTGAGGTAGTTGTTTACTTCCCTTATTGGCTCTTAATTACACAAATTAGATATCAGTGCTGATGAGGAGCAGCCTTGGCTGCCATACGTGTGTCTTTCCTGATTTTGGCCTCTTGTattgttctgtcaggactggctggTACAGTCTTCTCAACTAAATCTACATATTTGAAAAGAAAACAAAGGAATCTTATGACATGGATACATCCTGACTGGACAAGAGGAGAGTGCCAGCTAGATCGTGTCTGCATGGACAAATTTTTTCATAAAGAAATTCGAAATGTTAAAGTGCTGAGAGGAACAGACATCAGGTTCAGATCATTATTTggtcaaaatcaaaatcaaattcaccccattaaggaaaaaagacagagagaaattggagataaaagaaagtatgtcccacataaattaataaaaaataacaaatatcagaaaaacacacaaaatacagtAGTAATATGTACAATGCTCCATCTTGCGTGACAGCAGTTAACTTTGTAAGAGAGAATATTACATTGCAGTTGTAATCTTTCAAAAACTTTCTTGTACGAAGTATGTCAGTGAAATGAGAAAAGTGAAAATATTGCAATAACCATATTAGTAGATATGCtgcagtatggttaaatgatttttTGAACAAGACATTATTGATAACATTTGCAGAAGACACAACTGTAGTTGATAATGATTGATTTTGTACGAAATGTGCTCCAAATTATATGCATAAGCTTGcaaaaatgtacagaaatataTCTCCGTTCCTGTAAATGCATACCGAAACCAGGCAGGAATGATAGGTCTGTCAAGATTTGTatgaagcacaaatgtaattgGCAGCTAACTGTGTAACATGAATTCTTTGTATCACTTAATATCTAAAAATATACAATTTATTGCAATACACAAAAGCCTTGACTGAATCAGTGAGAGGTAATAGGAAAAGGGCACAAACAGCAAAGTATTAGACGTGAAGATTTCAAATCAGGCCTGTCTTTTGTAAGTTTTTTCACACAAAGGAAAAATTGTGTTgggttatttatataaataaatgtaCAGAATGCACAGATTTTGCACTTAGCTGGGTTTTTGATACCTTCTACACTAGTGTGCTAGAGATCAACATTGTAGCACGAGTTAATCCCAATCAAAATAGTGCAAGTCGTGAGGCTTCTTCCACACGGGGTGGCTAACAATGCTCAGTGTGTCTTAAATTGTTTATTGATCATTCCTTCAGAAATGAGGTGGTGTGTGTATTGTGACATGGGTTGAAAAACACTGACATAGGCCATTAAACATGGAAGACAATACGCCGTGGTTGGTGACTAATAGAAAGTTATTTGCATCGCCAAGCAAGAAATGGGAAAGCTATACCGTGTTAGAGAGATGGTTTAATTACATTGTAGGCGATATGGAAAGTGAAGGTCCGTGAAAAGTTGTCTACGATGACAGTAGCTTAAAGGAAAATGTTCCACATGGTTACTCACTCGATAATATAAAACTGTAAGTCTTCAGCTGTGTCAGATGATTTGTAATACTTCTCGGTTTTGTGTCAGATGATTCATAATACTTCTCGGTTTGAGGTGATGGGTGGATCAAAGTATTGTGTAGAATTCATGTGATGATATATTtccatttttagttttatttattttagtcagtCATGCATTCCACAGACCATTTCTATGACCTATCCTAATAACTTGTTACAGACCAGATTCCTACAACATGTTTAAA comes from Schistocerca piceifrons isolate TAMUIC-IGC-003096 chromosome 8, iqSchPice1.1, whole genome shotgun sequence and encodes:
- the LOC124711706 gene encoding protein GUCD1 isoform X1 → MITSKLSVCMNGHCPTMDKRQLDHPVGLPPVFERKVVHQRQRFYWDCGVSCVLMVLPCDGYQHFLANFNEICKEEDFNKSTWTIDLCYLLRRYNVKHLFCTVTMGVHPEYKGQAFYEKVIKNDEERVNKKFADAEEYGIDIKKTSLTCSDLINHIFQFGPVILLTNASLLTCTNCKCRKFTNELLSCLPWPTAYAGHYIVLVGYNLLKQLFYYRNPTYKDRVCAIPFTSLNNARLSYGTDEDAILVYSSNL
- the LOC124711706 gene encoding protein GUCD1 isoform X2, translating into MESVANDRIKGLPPVFERKVVHQRQRFYWDCGVSCVLMVLPCDGYQHFLANFNEICKEEDFNKSTWTIDLCYLLRRYNVKHLFCTVTMGVHPEYKGQAFYEKVIKNDEERVNKKFADAEEYGIDIKKTSLTCSDLINHIFQFGPVILLTNASLLTCTNCKCRKFTNELLSCLPWPTAYAGHYIVLVGYNLLKQLFYYRNPTYKDRVCAIPFTSLNNARLSYGTDEDAILVYSSNL
- the LOC124711706 gene encoding protein GUCD1 isoform X3; the protein is MITSKLSVCMNGHCPTMDKRQLDHPVGLPPVFERKVVHQRQRFYWDCGVSCVLMVLPCDGYQHFLANFNEICKEEDFNKSTWTIDLCYLLRRYNVKHLFCTVTMGVHPEYKGQAFYEKVIKNDEERVNKKFADAEEYGIDIKKTSLTCSDLINHIFQFGPVILLTNASLLTCTNCKCRKFTNELLSCLPWPTAYAGVCAIPFTSLNNARLSYGTDEDAILVYSSNL